One segment of Thermoanaerobacter kivui DNA contains the following:
- a CDS encoding ATP-binding protein produces the protein MRSRFKSIQWKIILIYTLLILVAMEIIWVYLYKSLENYHMNNFDNYLEAQARGISFTLKDNMDAKSLKNVINMYLGPNSNVKYVYILDNKGNILASSTGDRGKMMTPAIVKALSGEIGSEVTDDYNSTGKIKSFAMPVYNSDGKINGVVYISGSLNGIYETLWDVNLILSSATLFAVGITMVLGYILSKTITDPIKEVTKYAQKMAEGNFDVTIKIKSNDEIGKLGEMFNFLSLRLKQTLNDIQGEKNKIEAIIQFMTDGVVATDAKGNIIHYNEAAEKMLNVKLELGMPIEGILNLEKEDAVATMNCGNKVLTVNIAPLKSNQQIEGYVYVLHDITEQHKLDAMRKEFVANVSHELRTPLATIKSYVETLLYSDVDAEYLKRFLKIIDSETDRMTRLVKDLLLLSKMDSEDKNLKFEHKNLNEVIIDVINRLSIEAHKKNQKLIVDLQETPRHVYIDKDKMEQVILNLVTNAIKYTPENGMIKVITEYDENFATFIVEDNGIGIPKEDLPRIFERFYRVDKARSRELGGTGLGLSIVKQIVELHKGEVNIESEVGKGTIVRVKLPYQ, from the coding sequence ATGAGAAGCAGATTTAAAAGCATTCAATGGAAAATAATTCTCATATATACTTTGCTAATACTTGTAGCAATGGAAATCATATGGGTATATCTTTATAAATCTCTTGAAAATTACCACATGAATAACTTTGACAATTACCTTGAAGCGCAAGCGCGAGGTATTTCTTTTACCCTTAAAGACAACATGGATGCAAAAAGCTTAAAAAATGTGATAAATATGTACCTGGGTCCTAATTCAAACGTAAAGTATGTGTATATTTTGGATAATAAAGGAAATATTTTAGCTAGTTCAACTGGGGATAGGGGAAAAATGATGACTCCTGCTATTGTCAAAGCCCTATCAGGAGAAATCGGAAGTGAAGTGACTGATGATTATAATTCTACTGGAAAAATAAAAAGCTTTGCCATGCCAGTTTATAATAGCGATGGTAAAATAAATGGAGTTGTGTATATTAGCGGTTCTTTAAATGGAATATATGAGACTTTATGGGATGTCAATTTGATTCTTTCGAGTGCTACTCTTTTTGCTGTTGGAATTACTATGGTGCTTGGATATATTTTGTCCAAGACTATAACAGATCCCATCAAAGAAGTGACAAAATATGCTCAAAAGATGGCAGAAGGTAATTTTGATGTGACGATAAAGATAAAATCTAATGACGAAATAGGAAAATTAGGTGAAATGTTTAATTTTTTATCTTTGCGGTTAAAACAGACTTTAAATGATATTCAAGGTGAAAAAAACAAAATAGAAGCTATTATACAATTTATGACCGATGGTGTTGTGGCAACAGATGCAAAAGGCAACATAATCCACTATAATGAGGCTGCCGAGAAAATGTTAAATGTGAAGCTGGAATTAGGAATGCCAATAGAGGGAATACTAAATTTAGAAAAAGAAGATGCAGTAGCGACAATGAATTGCGGAAACAAGGTTTTAACAGTTAACATAGCTCCGCTAAAAAGCAATCAACAAATAGAAGGATATGTTTATGTACTTCACGATATCACGGAGCAACACAAATTGGATGCCATGAGGAAGGAGTTTGTGGCAAATGTCTCTCATGAACTTAGAACTCCTCTTGCTACCATAAAAAGCTATGTTGAAACTCTTCTTTACAGCGACGTAGATGCTGAATATTTAAAGAGATTTTTAAAAATAATAGATTCAGAAACTGACAGAATGACACGTCTTGTAAAAGATTTGCTTCTTTTATCTAAAATGGATTCTGAAGACAAAAACCTCAAATTTGAGCATAAAAATTTAAATGAAGTAATAATTGACGTAATAAATAGACTTTCTATTGAAGCTCATAAAAAAAATCAGAAACTTATCGTAGACCTTCAAGAAACGCCAAGGCATGTGTATATTGACAAAGATAAAATGGAACAAGTTATACTGAACCTAGTAACCAATGCTATAAAATACACTCCAGAAAACGGAATGATAAAAGTTATCACAGAATACGATGAAAATTTTGCAACCTTCATTGTGGAAGACAACGGTATAGGAATTCCTAAAGAAGACCTGCCTCGAATCTTTGAAAGGTTTTACAGAGTAGATAAAGCCAGATCCAGAGAGCTTGGAGGTACAGGTTTGGGGCTTTCTATTGTAAAACAAATTGTAGAACTTCACAAAGGAGAAGTAAACATAGAAAGCGAAGTAGGAAAAGGCACTATAGTGAGGGTTAAACTGCCATACCAGTAA
- a CDS encoding response regulator, translating to MSYRILIVDDEKPIVEIIKYNLEKEGYITYEAYDGEEALKIAKEQNPDLIILDVMLPKLDGFSVLRTLRQSMTIPILMLTAKEEEVDKVLGLELGADDYITKPFSVRELIARVKANLRRISLNGNESGNIIYVKNLKIDMSKYKVEKNNKEIELTSREFELLRFLILNKGLIFSREMLLEKVWGYEYLGDIRTVDVTIRRLREKIEDDPSNPKLIHTKRGVGYYFSDEKQI from the coding sequence ATGAGTTACAGAATACTGATAGTTGATGATGAAAAGCCTATAGTTGAGATAATCAAATACAATCTGGAAAAAGAGGGATACATAACTTATGAAGCTTATGATGGGGAAGAGGCTTTAAAAATAGCAAAAGAGCAAAATCCAGATTTGATAATACTTGATGTGATGTTGCCTAAGTTGGACGGCTTTTCAGTGCTAAGAACTCTAAGGCAATCAATGACTATACCTATTTTGATGTTGACGGCTAAAGAGGAAGAAGTAGACAAAGTGTTGGGCTTAGAATTGGGAGCTGATGACTACATAACGAAACCTTTTTCTGTAAGAGAACTCATAGCAAGGGTAAAAGCTAATTTAAGGAGAATTAGTTTAAATGGAAACGAGTCTGGGAATATCATTTACGTAAAAAATTTAAAAATTGACATGTCAAAATATAAAGTAGAGAAAAACAATAAAGAGATAGAACTTACCTCTAGAGAATTTGAACTTTTGAGATTTCTCATTTTAAACAAGGGGCTTATTTTTTCACGCGAAATGCTATTGGAAAAGGTATGGGGTTATGAATATCTGGGTGATATTAGAACAGTAGATGTCACCATAAGAAGACTGAGAGAAAAAATTGAAGATGACCCCAGTAACCCTAAGCTTATTCACACAAAAAGAGGGGTTGGTTACTATTTTAGCGATGAGAAGCAGATTTAA
- the yycH gene encoding two-component system activity regulator YycH, translating to MKEKVKSLLLFFLVLTSMYLTYTLWISFPQNELFSNKKSTNIKVDIFRIIRPEYTFVGLQDKVYLISDDNLSSSLWKKTTDFINSNKEEKINVVDKNSWEDAQKGTFIRFLMGKSVNGEFLREVFSNKEGWFKKINSDIYVKEIIINIGKSQIFVKDAVNEKFYIINYQSLESLKSFIENLNKNDITVCESVYQESNTYFTKNVYIPSLTFSIKKIYNKEINFESDTHFLEKFFTNISVVRKITENNGCTVYTDGLKSLRLYQNGYIEFYDTVSEASPTDKIFALRKSVIFLEEIGIKVDNIYLWDVKEEKGQYTFYFNYIFDYPLRILQKEMLDFPIEVNISNGNIKYARVLYLDLMSNGSYLISHGKLKQSLVMGLKHINWQQPLSDLKIGYVYYEGQFIPVWIGEGKNRVFFINIFNGKLIYNGV from the coding sequence ATGAAGGAGAAGGTTAAATCACTGCTATTGTTTTTTCTTGTTTTAACCAGTATGTATTTAACTTATACCTTGTGGATATCCTTTCCGCAAAATGAACTATTTTCTAATAAAAAGTCCACAAATATAAAAGTGGACATTTTTCGTATAATTAGGCCAGAATACACTTTTGTGGGTTTGCAAGATAAAGTGTATTTGATTTCAGATGACAATCTTTCCTCCTCTCTGTGGAAAAAAACAACAGATTTTATTAATTCAAATAAAGAAGAAAAAATAAATGTAGTGGATAAAAATAGCTGGGAGGATGCACAAAAAGGTACATTTATACGGTTTTTAATGGGGAAAAGTGTAAATGGTGAATTTTTGAGAGAGGTTTTTAGCAATAAAGAGGGCTGGTTTAAAAAGATAAATAGTGATATATATGTAAAAGAAATTATTATTAATATAGGCAAAAGTCAAATTTTTGTGAAAGATGCAGTTAATGAGAAATTTTATATTATCAATTATCAAAGTTTGGAGAGCTTAAAGAGTTTTATAGAAAATTTGAACAAAAATGATATTACTGTTTGTGAGTCGGTGTATCAAGAAAGCAATACATACTTTACAAAAAACGTGTACATACCTTCTCTCACTTTTTCGATTAAGAAGATATATAATAAAGAAATAAATTTTGAATCTGACACCCATTTTCTAGAAAAATTTTTTACGAATATCTCTGTTGTAAGAAAAATTACCGAGAATAACGGATGTACTGTTTATACCGACGGTTTAAAAAGTCTGCGCTTATATCAAAATGGGTATATAGAATTTTATGACACTGTTTCTGAAGCTTCTCCCACTGATAAAATTTTTGCACTGAGAAAATCTGTCATCTTTTTAGAGGAAATAGGGATAAAAGTTGACAATATTTACTTGTGGGATGTCAAAGAAGAAAAAGGGCAGTATACTTTTTATTTTAATTATATATTTGATTATCCTCTTCGAATTTTGCAAAAAGAAATGCTGGATTTTCCAATCGAGGTAAATATCTCAAATGGGAATATTAAATATGCACGAGTTTTGTATTTAGATTTGATGAGTAATGGAAGTTATTTAATTTCTCATGGAAAATTGAAACAATCTCTTGTAATGGGATTAAAGCATATAAACTGGCAACAGCCACTTTCTGATTTAAAAATAGGTTATGTGTATTATGAAGGACAATTTATCCCTGTTTGGATTGGGGAAGGTAAAAATAGAGTGTTTTTCATAAACATATTTAATGGAAAGTTGATTTACAATGGGGTATAG
- a CDS encoding peptidase MA family metallohydrolase yields MKRKIIAFVSALILFISLYYANKIVVASYPYVREIKEKSLTDNAKDYKTTQSEHFIVRYTPQDEKYVPLVLKIAEKHYANVTDDLGYKPHNKTVIIMYHDPEKMNRDFSLAKGDTAMGLYLNGAISIVSPELWISPGQDLERVFEHDGPIVHEFAHLIVDDVARGNYPVWFTEGIALLEEYRENSFVWGEGVTADKPYSLKELTYNFNQLDETLAYKRSFEIVKAITDKYGMQSIRDILKCLGKGLSLNDSFYKITGVDLEKFVDSLK; encoded by the coding sequence ATGAAAAGGAAAATTATCGCTTTTGTTAGTGCGCTTATTTTGTTCATTTCTCTTTATTACGCCAACAAAATTGTGGTGGCTTCCTATCCTTATGTGAGAGAAATAAAAGAGAAGAGTTTAACAGATAATGCAAAAGATTACAAAACAACACAAAGTGAACACTTTATAGTGCGATATACACCACAGGATGAAAAATACGTTCCTCTTGTTTTAAAAATTGCAGAGAAGCATTATGCGAATGTTACTGACGATTTAGGTTATAAGCCCCATAATAAAACTGTTATTATAATGTACCATGACCCTGAGAAAATGAACAGGGACTTTTCACTTGCAAAAGGGGATACTGCTATGGGCCTTTATCTAAATGGAGCCATAAGCATAGTATCACCCGAATTGTGGATTAGCCCTGGACAAGATTTAGAAAGAGTCTTTGAACATGATGGACCGATTGTACACGAGTTTGCCCATCTCATTGTGGATGATGTTGCAAGAGGCAATTACCCCGTATGGTTTACAGAAGGCATAGCCCTTCTTGAAGAATATCGAGAAAATAGCTTTGTCTGGGGCGAAGGTGTAACAGCTGATAAACCCTATTCTCTCAAAGAGTTGACTTATAATTTTAACCAATTAGATGAGACATTGGCCTATAAAAGGTCTTTTGAAATAGTAAAAGCCATAACTGATAAATATGGAATGCAAAGTATAAGAGATATTTTAAAATGTTTGGGGAAAGGATTAAGTTTAAATGACAGTTTTTACAAAATCACAGGAGTAGATTTAGAGAAATTTGTAGATTCATTGAAATAA
- a CDS encoding UDP-N-acetylglucosamine 1-carboxyvinyltransferase — protein sequence MEKFIIKGGKPLRGSVQISGAKNSAVAILPAALLADTPSVIDNLPDIKDIELLAQMIRHLGGKVEKKKHEIVIDPEGLNSFYPPRDLASQMRASYYLIGALLSKFNEAVIAMPGGCNIGVRPIDQHIKGFEALGAETTIEHGLIRIKAKKLVGNHIYFDVVSVGATINLMLAACKAEGVTILENCAKEPHVVDVANFLNAMGANIKGAGTDTIKITGVDKLHGCHYTIIPDQIEAGTYMVVAAATKGDVYIKGVIPNHLEAIIAKLTEMGVIIEEHDDVIRVRREGPLKHVDIKTLPYPGFPTDMQQPMAVLLALADGISVITENIYENRFKYLDELKKMGARVRVEGRTAIIEGVEKLTGAPVYATDLRAGAAMVIAGLAAEGITEVMEVYHIDRGYEAMEVKLQALAADIIRVKE from the coding sequence GTGGAAAAGTTTATAATCAAAGGAGGAAAGCCTCTTAGAGGGAGTGTACAGATTAGTGGTGCTAAAAACTCCGCTGTTGCAATCCTTCCCGCGGCATTGTTGGCTGATACTCCGAGTGTGATAGATAATTTGCCTGATATAAAAGATATAGAATTATTAGCCCAGATGATACGCCATCTGGGAGGGAAAGTGGAAAAGAAAAAACACGAAATAGTGATTGACCCTGAAGGGCTTAATTCTTTTTACCCTCCTCGGGATTTGGCGAGTCAAATGAGGGCTTCTTATTATCTTATCGGAGCACTTTTAAGTAAGTTTAACGAGGCAGTAATAGCTATGCCCGGAGGCTGTAATATTGGCGTAAGGCCTATTGACCAGCATATTAAAGGGTTTGAAGCCTTAGGGGCAGAGACTACTATAGAACACGGTCTTATAAGAATTAAAGCAAAGAAATTAGTAGGGAATCATATATATTTTGATGTTGTAAGTGTGGGAGCTACTATAAATTTGATGTTGGCTGCTTGCAAAGCCGAAGGTGTGACCATATTAGAAAACTGTGCCAAAGAACCTCATGTGGTAGATGTGGCAAATTTTCTAAATGCTATGGGTGCCAATATAAAAGGGGCAGGTACTGATACCATAAAAATAACAGGGGTAGACAAGCTCCATGGCTGTCATTACACCATCATCCCTGACCAGATAGAAGCAGGCACTTACATGGTGGTAGCTGCTGCGACGAAAGGAGACGTGTATATAAAAGGAGTAATTCCCAATCACTTAGAAGCGATTATTGCGAAGCTTACTGAAATGGGAGTTATAATTGAAGAACATGATGATGTTATAAGAGTCAGAAGAGAAGGGCCTTTAAAACACGTTGACATAAAGACTTTGCCTTATCCGGGTTTTCCAACGGACATGCAACAACCAATGGCAGTTCTTTTGGCACTGGCTGATGGCATAAGTGTCATTACTGAAAATATTTATGAAAACAGATTTAAATATTTAGATGAACTGAAAAAAATGGGTGCAAGAGTGAGAGTAGAAGGGAGAACTGCTATAATAGAAGGGGTAGAAAAATTGACAGGCGCTCCTGTATACGCCACAGACTTAAGGGCAGGAGCGGCAATGGTTATAGCAGGTCTTGCTGCTGAAGGTATAACTGAAGTTATGGAGGTTTATCACATAGACAGAGGCTATGAAGCCATGGAAGTAAAGCTTCAAGCTTTAGCAGCAGATATAATAAGAGTAAAAGAATAA
- a CDS encoding two-component system regulatory protein YycI has translation MNWSKAKTVMIITFAILNVLLYLTIAKMNKPEPHILSGEDLHSLEEVLSQNNIILKTAIPQNTEPMPLIKVKREIFDENFVLENFIKGQKYEKYKENKYTIFKFENKTIKVDGISFYYSEKSDKFEHMSSFQKEEYIQDFINNYHFKEINVQVEKISQGKEVKIKYFQTYKDYFIDGGWIEGKIDDKSFEFSKCWFGSVAMENAKKDVIDAVYALLKLVEIKRDKKPMVIKEIKLGYYFNWSNATKGEAVPVWRITTEEGDKYYINAYTGNFEEGK, from the coding sequence ATGAACTGGTCTAAAGCAAAAACAGTGATGATAATCACTTTTGCGATTTTAAATGTTCTTTTATATCTAACTATTGCTAAAATGAATAAACCAGAACCTCATATTTTATCTGGAGAGGATTTGCATTCTTTAGAGGAGGTTTTGTCACAAAACAACATAATTTTAAAAACTGCAATACCGCAAAATACAGAGCCAATGCCACTTATTAAGGTGAAAAGAGAGATATTTGATGAAAATTTTGTATTAGAAAATTTTATCAAAGGGCAGAAATATGAAAAATACAAAGAAAACAAATATACAATTTTTAAATTTGAGAATAAGACTATCAAAGTGGATGGCATCAGTTTTTATTACTCTGAAAAAAGTGATAAATTTGAACACATGTCTTCTTTTCAAAAGGAAGAGTATATACAGGATTTTATAAATAATTATCATTTTAAAGAAATAAATGTGCAAGTTGAAAAAATTTCTCAAGGTAAAGAGGTAAAGATAAAGTATTTTCAAACCTATAAAGATTACTTCATAGATGGCGGATGGATAGAAGGGAAAATAGATGATAAAAGCTTTGAATTTTCGAAGTGCTGGTTTGGTTCTGTTGCAATGGAAAATGCAAAAAAAGATGTGATAGATGCGGTTTACGCTCTCTTGAAGCTTGTGGAAATAAAGAGGGACAAAAAGCCTATGGTGATAAAGGAGATAAAATTAGGTTATTATTTTAACTGGAGCAATGCCACAAAAGGAGAAGCAGTCCCTGTTTGGAGGATAACTACAGAAGAAGGGGATAAGTATTACATAAATGCTTATACAGGAAATTTCGAAGAAGGTAAATAA
- a CDS encoding S1C family serine protease gives MQRQIKNSSWAIAIVASLITSLVFVYIAPKYLWGKVIPIPYMSPSGTRTEVIIPKEEPPTIAEAVAKKDTPAVVGISTIEFKREYYFLEKAVEGVGSGFIVNPNGYILTNNHVANKASKNIRVYLSNGSILPGKVLWTDPVLDLTILKIDAKGLPVISLGDSDKIAVGQTAIAIGNPLGLRFQRTVTSGIISALNRSLPITEDGKPRIMEDLIQTDASINPGNSGGPLVDSQGKAIGINTAKVTTAEGLGFAIPINIVKPILKKVIETGTFKAPYIGIVAYDKEIASYISADVYIYEGIYVADIDPKGPAYKAGIRKGYVLLEVDGKPVNTMASLKCIIYEKNPGDKIKVRYKTFTLKTGYATITLGE, from the coding sequence ATGCAGCGGCAAATTAAAAATTCTTCTTGGGCTATTGCGATTGTAGCTTCTTTGATTACTTCTTTAGTTTTTGTCTACATTGCACCAAAATATCTTTGGGGAAAAGTCATACCAATACCTTATATGTCACCGTCAGGCACAAGGACGGAAGTAATTATACCAAAAGAGGAACCTCCTACAATAGCTGAAGCTGTAGCTAAAAAGGATACTCCTGCAGTTGTGGGAATATCTACGATAGAATTTAAAAGGGAGTATTATTTTTTAGAAAAAGCTGTTGAAGGAGTAGGTTCAGGATTCATCGTTAACCCTAACGGTTATATTTTGACAAACAACCATGTGGCGAATAAAGCATCAAAAAACATCCGAGTCTATTTAAGCAATGGTAGTATACTTCCAGGAAAAGTTTTGTGGACTGACCCTGTTTTAGACCTTACCATATTAAAAATCGACGCGAAAGGTTTGCCTGTTATTTCCTTAGGTGATTCTGATAAAATTGCAGTAGGTCAAACTGCAATAGCGATAGGAAATCCATTGGGGCTTCGTTTCCAAAGAACTGTTACTTCGGGGATAATAAGTGCTTTAAACAGAAGCCTTCCTATTACAGAAGATGGGAAACCTCGCATTATGGAAGACCTTATACAGACAGATGCTTCTATAAATCCAGGAAATAGCGGGGGACCTTTAGTAGACTCTCAAGGAAAGGCTATAGGAATAAACACTGCAAAAGTTACAACAGCAGAGGGGTTAGGCTTTGCTATTCCTATAAATATTGTAAAGCCAATACTAAAAAAAGTTATAGAAACAGGTACCTTCAAAGCTCCTTATATTGGCATAGTTGCTTATGACAAAGAAATTGCCAGCTACATTTCTGCCGATGTTTATATTTATGAGGGAATCTATGTGGCAGATATTGACCCAAAAGGTCCTGCCTACAAAGCTGGTATACGAAAGGGTTATGTCCTTTTAGAGGTTGACGGCAAACCAGTAAATACTATGGCGAGTTTGAAATGCATTATTTATGAAAAAAACCCGGGAGACAAAATAAAAGTCCGTTACAAAACTTTTACTCTTAAGACAGGCTATGCGACTATAACCCTCGGAGAATAG
- a CDS encoding DnaD domain protein, translated as MSVFKFLNENDDWGSTPVSNYFINHFMLDAPGEYVKVYILGLKYCYYGNEISLSALADKLFMSDIEVDRALKYWEKSGLVKLKYVDGEYTVEYLPVIPQNISNHSLSLQDSQVKQMFEAIELTLGRPLTPTEMDTYLSWIDEYGFSLEIITMLVSYCASKNKTSLRYMEKVAIAWHDAGLKTALDVEEYLKAENKRWQNYKRILNALGLKEDELMESHKEMMDRWMDDLGFDVDVIIKACNECTLKLNEPSFPYINKILINWFNEGIRTVEDLEAKKASTKKKSPVTTGFKAPKNYFNSYSQRNYDIEDLEKKLLAHSRGELNE; from the coding sequence ATGAGCGTTTTTAAATTTTTAAACGAAAATGACGATTGGGGAAGCACACCTGTTAGCAATTATTTTATAAATCATTTTATGTTGGATGCTCCTGGAGAATACGTTAAGGTATATATTTTAGGGTTAAAATATTGTTATTATGGCAATGAAATATCTTTAAGCGCTCTAGCAGATAAGCTATTTATGTCAGATATAGAAGTTGATAGAGCGTTGAAATATTGGGAAAAATCCGGCCTTGTCAAATTAAAATATGTCGACGGCGAATACACAGTAGAATATCTCCCTGTAATACCGCAAAACATCTCAAACCACAGCTTATCTTTGCAGGATAGCCAAGTAAAGCAGATGTTTGAAGCAATTGAGCTGACATTAGGAAGGCCTTTAACTCCCACTGAAATGGATACATATTTGAGTTGGATAGATGAATACGGCTTTTCCTTGGAAATAATAACGATGCTGGTAAGTTACTGCGCTTCTAAGAATAAAACATCTTTGAGATATATGGAAAAGGTAGCAATAGCCTGGCATGACGCCGGTCTTAAAACTGCACTGGATGTAGAAGAATACCTCAAAGCCGAAAACAAAAGGTGGCAAAATTATAAGAGGATTTTAAACGCCCTTGGCCTTAAAGAAGACGAACTGATGGAATCTCATAAAGAAATGATGGACCGTTGGATGGACGATTTGGGCTTTGATGTAGATGTGATAATAAAAGCCTGCAACGAATGTACTCTTAAACTAAACGAACCCAGTTTCCCTTACATTAACAAAATACTAATAAACTGGTTTAACGAAGGAATAAGGACAGTAGAAGACTTAGAAGCTAAAAAAGCCTCAACAAAGAAAAAGTCCCCTGTCACAACAGGTTTTAAAGCACCAAAAAATTACTTTAACAGCTATTCCCAAAGAAATTACGACATAGAAGATTTGGAAAAGAAGCTTTTAGCCCATTCAAGGGGTGAATTAAATGAATGA
- a CDS encoding peptidoglycan DD-metalloendopeptidase family protein encodes MGNVGDKSYKFFLGLLKTYKNNLIAFAVALSIGLSFIVYEEGFAYKITVDGEIVGITKNIDEVKSFIEELHKKERKKTGTDIVLNQEIKFERVRVANKKLTDVHKIYDNLKNAMSFSCKAAAIIVDNKFVTALKNQEEAEKALELLKGKYAKSSKRVYFKEDVKIEEKYIPPKYLTNVEEALKILEQPVKKVVTYTVKENDSLWSIARDHDMYIEDILKLNPGLTENLKPGQVIYLSSAEPHVTVVTERQVGYKEEIPFDTKLAKDESLYTNQSKVLVEGKKGLKEVTAVVISYNGIEVSKKIKSENVLEKPVNKIVAVGSKRLPLTVATGSFSYPLRGTITSRFGQRWGRLHTGVDIAAPQGSPIYVADGGTVIFSGWESGYGYVVKIDHKNGYVTYYGHASKLLVKKGDKVAKGQKIALVGSTGHATGPHLHFEVRKNGVPVNPLTYLNK; translated from the coding sequence ATGGGTAATGTGGGGGATAAAAGCTATAAGTTTTTTCTTGGTTTATTAAAGACTTACAAGAACAATCTTATAGCTTTTGCGGTAGCACTGTCCATAGGGCTATCTTTTATTGTGTATGAAGAAGGATTTGCCTACAAAATAACAGTAGACGGGGAAATTGTCGGAATTACCAAGAATATAGATGAGGTAAAAAGCTTTATAGAAGAATTACATAAAAAAGAAAGGAAAAAGACGGGGACGGATATAGTTTTAAATCAAGAAATAAAATTTGAAAGGGTAAGAGTAGCAAATAAAAAGCTGACAGATGTACATAAAATTTATGACAATTTGAAAAATGCCATGAGCTTTAGCTGCAAAGCTGCTGCTATAATAGTAGACAACAAATTTGTCACTGCGTTAAAAAATCAGGAAGAGGCTGAAAAAGCACTTGAGCTTTTGAAAGGCAAATACGCTAAAAGTTCTAAAAGAGTATATTTTAAAGAAGATGTCAAAATTGAAGAGAAGTACATACCTCCAAAGTATTTAACAAATGTAGAAGAAGCATTAAAAATATTGGAACAACCTGTAAAAAAAGTTGTTACATATACTGTCAAAGAAAACGATAGTTTGTGGTCTATTGCAAGAGACCACGACATGTACATTGAAGATATTTTAAAATTAAATCCCGGTCTTACAGAAAATTTAAAACCAGGACAAGTGATATATTTATCCTCTGCTGAACCTCATGTTACAGTTGTTACTGAAAGACAAGTGGGCTACAAAGAAGAAATACCTTTTGATACAAAACTAGCAAAGGATGAAAGTTTATACACAAACCAATCAAAAGTTTTAGTTGAGGGCAAAAAAGGTTTAAAAGAAGTAACCGCTGTTGTCATAAGTTACAACGGCATTGAGGTTTCCAAAAAGATAAAGAGCGAAAATGTACTTGAAAAGCCTGTCAACAAAATAGTTGCAGTAGGTTCAAAGAGATTACCTTTGACTGTTGCTACAGGGTCTTTTAGTTATCCCCTTAGAGGTACTATCACTTCAAGGTTTGGACAAAGGTGGGGGAGACTTCACACAGGAGTTGACATAGCGGCACCACAAGGTTCACCTATTTATGTGGCAGATGGGGGTACTGTTATATTTTCTGGTTGGGAAAGTGGATATGGCTATGTGGTTAAAATTGACCACAAAAACGGCTATGTCACTTATTACGGCCATGCCAGCAAACTCCTTGTTAAGAAGGGAGATAAAGTGGCGAAAGGACAAAAAATTGCTTTGGTAGGTTCGACAGGCCATGCAACGGGACCTCATTTGCACTTTGAAGTGAGAAAAAATGGTGTTCCAGTTAATCCTTTGACCTATTTAAATAAATAA